One part of the Phacochoerus africanus isolate WHEZ1 chromosome 7, ROS_Pafr_v1, whole genome shotgun sequence genome encodes these proteins:
- the LOC125131833 gene encoding LOW QUALITY PROTEIN: olfactory receptor 8S1-like (The sequence of the model RefSeq protein was modified relative to this genomic sequence to represent the inferred CDS: deleted 2 bases in 1 codon), with protein MAPGNHSSITEFILLGLSANPHIQVLLFVLFLMIYLLTLLGNLLMILVIHTDSNLHTPMYFFLSHLSFQDLFYSSVTVPKMLENLLSQRKAISVEGCLAQVFFVFATTGIEACLLSVMAYDRYAAICHPLLYGQLMRKQLCARLVCSSWAVAFLDALINILLALNLDFCEVQTIHHYSCELPSLFPLSCSDVSTNAAMLLCSPALLHAIGTCLLIFFSYARIVSTILSITSTTGRSKAFSTCSSHLTAVLLFYGSAILRYLMPTSGSPLELILSIQYSVITPLVNPLIYSLKNKEVKAAVRRTVLKYIQCLR; from the exons ATGGCCCCAGGGAATCACAGCAGCATCACGGAGTTCATCCTCCTCGGGCTGTCTGCCAACCCGCACATCCAGGTTCTGCTCTTTGTTCTGTTCCTGATGATTTACCTCCTGACTCTGCTGGGAAACCTGCTAATGATACTTGTGATCCATACAGATTCTaacctccacacacccatgtacttcttcctgagCCATCTCTCCTTCCAAGACCTCTTCTATTCTTCAGTCACTGTACCCAAAATGCTTGAGAACCTCCTGTCTCAAAGGAAAGCCATCTCAGTAGAGGGCTGCCTAGCTCAGGTCTTCTTTGTGTTTGCCACCACAGGGATTGAGGCCTGTCTGCTctcagtgatggcctatgaccgctatgctGCCATCTGCCACCCTCTGCTCTATGGACAGTTGATGAGGAAACAGCTGTGTGCGAGGTTGGTGTGCAGCTCTTGGGCTGTGGCCTTTCTGGATGCACTCATCAACATCCTCCTGGCTTTGAATTTAGACTTCTGTGAGGTTCAAACTATCCACCACTACTCCTGTGAGttgccttccctcttccccctctcctGCTCTGATGTCTCCACCAATGCTGCAATGCTGCTATGCTCT CCTGCCCTTCTGCATGCCATTGGGACCTGCCTCCTGATCTTTTTCTCTTATGCCCGCATTGTCTCCACCATCCTGAGCATCACCTCCACTACAGGCAGAAGCAAGGctttctccacctgctcctcccacctcacTGCAGTGCTCTTGTTCTATGGCTCAGCCATTCTTCGCTATCTCATGCCCACATCAGGCTCACCTCTGGAGTTGATCCTCTCCATACAGTACAGTGTAATCACTCCCCTAGTGAATCCTCTCATCTACAGCTTGAAGAACAAGGAGGTGAAAGCAGCTGTGAGAAGAACAGTTCTAAAATATATACAGTGTCTCAGATAG